The following is a genomic window from Candidatus Bathyarchaeota archaeon.
GATTTGGCCTCCCATCCATTTTTTGCCATATTATTTATTTTTGCTACGAGCTTTCTACAATTACCTGTATCGAAGAGAATCTCATATTCTTTCATTTCAACCACTAAGACTCCTAACCTCCGATTACTTTTTATAAATTTCGTCGTCGTCGGGTACCTTGGTGCGAGCATCCAAATTTGAACCGATTAATCTTTGATTTCTTAAAGAAAAACAGTGAAAATAGAGCGTGCTTCTAATCAACCTTTATAGTTAATTTTATATTTCTAGAGAGCAAAGATAATTATTGGTTATAACCAAGGTGAAATTCGTTGATTACCTTTTGGTTCTTTATTTTATATCTAATCCCTTTTGTTTTAGTGACAATATTTGTGCTATTTGTTTTTAAAAGACATCGGCCACCTGGACACAAAGAAGGAGAAGTTAAGCATTGTTTTCACTGTGGAGCTACGATAAGTGCGGACAGAAAATTCTGCGGTAAGTGTAGCAAGAAGCAACCAACATACGGTCATTTACCGCCAAATTATTAAATTAATTTCGTACGTGCTTCTATCCTTCAATTTTCTAAGAAATTCAATGAGACTACCATCGCACATATAGAGTAATACATAGTTTGCATTCATCGGCATTTGAAAGATTAAAAGACGCTATTCTAGGATTTTTCCATCGTATGCCACTGGAAATGAAAAAAGAATGGATTTTTAAATAAGTAGTTATTAATTTTTGAGCAGTATACAGTAGATCTATTAGTAGCTTCTTAGCGCTTGTGCTATTCTATTAGTAGTTTCTTCGGTATAACTAATTCATAAAGGAGGAAGAAATATGAGTGAATCCGGAAGCGACAGAACGATGTACAAAATAACTTGCTCAGAATGCGGCAATGAAGCTGAAGTTCCATTTAAGCCAGAAGGCGATCGCCCAGTCTACTGCAGAGATTGCTATCAAAAACGTAGAAGAAGTAGTAGTCGTAGATACTAGATATTTAGCTATTACAACAATCATATATCGCATATTAGATATATACCGAAGAGATAATCAATAAGTCGTTTTTAGTATTATCGATGTATTTTCGTTTAGAATGGCGCATTCAGTAACCTAATTTTTTATTTTTTTTTATAAACCTTCTTTTTAATAATAAAATACTTCATCCCTTCTTTATCATAGGTAATATTTTTAATCACCAATAGCACACGCCAAATAGAACTCGCAACTTGATTGTTTTTTTAGAAATTTTTTCCACTGGAAACACATAAAAATATAATTTTATTGGTTCCAATTTGATTGGCTTCAAATTTCATATAATTAATTGGCGGGCCCGCAGGGATTTGAACCCTGGATTTCTGGCTCCGGAGGCCAGTGTCTTAATCCGAACTAGACTACGGACCCTTTCCTATATTTCCATACTATGTTAAACATGTTTTAAAATTAATTTTGTGATTGGTTGTAAGAACCGAATTTTGCAAAAAAATATAAGATCAACTAACCTAAGATAATTTCATTATTGGTATCTAATGATAATTAATTCAATTTTTTTTATGAATAGGTGAATAAATTGGTCAAGGATAGTAAATTTATTTCAATCCAAAAATTTATCGATAAAAAAGTAATTGATAATAATGGCACATTAGTGGGAGAAGTAAAAGATCTTAAAGTAAAGCTTGGTCAGCTTGATATTGAATTAATAATAGTCACTAAAACTGGTGAAGAGATGGATATTCCCTGGTCTGATATACAATCAGTTGAAGATTTTATTATACTTAAGAAAACAGTTAAATTGCCAAAGTCAGCTGCTGCACCAACCCCACAACCTTCTGATACAACAATTTGTAAGAACTGTGGAGTAGAAACCATAAAGCGTGCAAAATTCTGTCCGAAATGCGGAAGTGATTTAAAATAAAAGTTCGTTTAGTAGTAACTACTCCTTATCGGGATTTGGAGATTTATGCTTAATAAAAATTGGATCTATTCAATAATTGCTGGGATAGTAATAACCTTATTAACAGGCCTTATTTCCAACACACAAGCCACATTGGTTGGTGCTACTCATTACGGATATCCTCTTTCATGGCTTATTCGTCGAGTTCTTGCCCCACAGTATTTTCCCTGGCGTATAAATATAGTGAATCTGATTATTGATATAATCATATGGACTTTAATCATCGGTATTATTCTATATGCTATTAAAAAAAGCAAATAATATTCAAGTCCTAAGAAAGTATTTGAAGCCGGGGATGGGAATTGAACCCATATACTACGGGTCTCTGTTGATCATAAAATACCTATACTCTTTTATCTGCAACCCGTCGCCTGTGCCGTTCGGCCACCCCGGCGTATTTTGTCGATTCTTATATTCCGACTATTATTTAAACTTAGGAAAATAAGATAACTCTTTCGTATTCATATAATTTTTTTAAAAAATAATTATATTAAAGACCAAATATTACAACATTGAGTAAATACCATAAGATTTTATATTTATTAATGACAAAAAAGAAATTAATCGTGGCTTTCTGTTCTGATTTATTAAAAATTTAAATGATTCTAGGAACCTTTTAGTTCAAAATCTCGGTGAATTGCTGGTTGAGTAGTGAAAATTCCGGTAAAGGCAACAAAATGCCTATTCCAACTCTATCTCTTGGTGAAATGAAAGAATTAGTTTCAAAAAGACTTGAAGTCATCGACGCTTATATTGATACCCAAGGAGTTCCTACATTCACTATTTCTGACATATATTCATCCACCATTACTAACGGAATTGAAGAGAAATTCAAGAAGCTAGTCTTTGATTGCTACAAGTCTAATTTAATGCCCCTATTAAGAAAAGAAAAAGACCAATTAGTTTTAAGAATGTATTCAAAACCTCCAGTTAAAAGAGCTAGAACGAATATCAACATTGTATTATTTTTTGTAACTATATGTACAATCTTTTTTGCTGGATACTATCTCTGGGGAATAAATGAACTCTGGAGTAAAATTCTTTTGCCTAATGCAAATCCATTTGCACAAGCAGCTCTTTTTTCTGCTTGCCTATTTAGCATTATAGGGATACATGAAATGGGACACAAATTGACATGCGATAATAACAGATTAGAATCTACTATGCCCTATTTCATACCAGGTCCACCGCCCTTTGGAACTTTCGGAGCTCTTATTTCCCTGAAGAGTCCTCCAATAAATAAAAATCAACTATTTGATCTCGGTATTAGTGGTCCAATAGCTGGATTCATCGCAACTGTGATGGTTTGTATTGTAGCCGTCTTTACAAGCATAATGGTTCCAGAAAGTCAAGTGACGGAATTAGGAGACATGGTAGGTCCGATCGCTTGGCCTTCATCTCCATTACTTTTCCTTTTGATTTTCGATGTAATTTCAACTGGATTTCTTCAAGTACCTCAAGGAATGACAATGATACTTGGACAAGTAACATTCGCGGCACAGGTAGGTTGTTTATTAACTTTTCTAAATACGATGCCGGTTTGGCAGTTGGATGGTGGACATGTGGCAAAATCTGTGTTGGGTCCAAAAGGATATAAAACAGCCAGCTATATTGGATTAGCAGTGTTAATGCTATCTGGATATTATTTCTTTGCGTTCATTATAATAATCTTCATGATGTCTCGTCGTCGCTCATCTTCTGGTGCTGAAATTCTAGAAGACATCTCACCCCTTTCACTTAATAGAAGAAGGGCATATTTCGTATTTTTGTTAATATCAGCATTATGCTTTTTTATGTGGATACCGATTTACTAAAGAATATTAATTCGATGTACCTTCAATCTTTTCATACATTCTTCTAAAGGTCCATCTTATAGCATTTCTTAATTCAAATAACCTTCTTTCATCCCCATAATTCTCAATTGTTATTTGCTTAAGATAATTATCTGTTTGATCTATATTGTAAGCGAAAACTTTGTCAACATCCACCTCCCCTTTTTTAGCAAGCTCAATATCCTTTATTCTCATCTGTTCTAAGATTCTGGTTACTAAAAATGATTTGAATGGTGGAGAATTCACATCAAAATTGATCTTAGAGTCTGGAGTTATTTTTAGCTTATTATCATCTAATCCAATCTCAGCTAACAATATGTCATCTTCGGTTTTTACAGGGAAGACTTCCTTTGAACTCTTATTTTCTTTAATTTCCTCGGTCTCTTTTGGAATTTCAACCTTTTTGAAACTCTTCTCAGCAAGTATTTTATCTACAATTTCTAGAAGGGATCTCATCATAGAAGCTTCTTTCTCAAGCTCGCTTGCACGTTTTTCTAAATAGGATTTAATCTCTGCAAATTGTTTAATGAAATTATCTTCCAAACTATATACCTTCATCTGTATAATAAACGAGTTCTTCAATAAATAATTGATTCTAATTTTTACCTCGTTATTCTTATTAGAAAGATTCAACTAATTTGTTACAACTATTTTAATTACTTTAATGTGGGAAGCATACTAGAAGAGATATTTTATGAAAGTCGATGTTAATTCACCTTCAATGCGTATAATCAAAACACTATCAAAGCTGAAAATAAGTGAAGTAGCGCTTGGAAAATTGGAAAGATTAGCAGCAAAGCTAGGCATAGATGAGGAGCAATTATTCCGCCTTTATGTAGATCTTAAAAATAATGCTTACAGAGATAGATTCGGAAAAACTCCCTATTCTGATAGAGCTTTACTTATACCACAATGTTTGAGATCAAGAAAATGCTCTGCAGAATTATACAAGTCTGGATTTGAGTGCTTGAAATGTGGAAAATGTGATGTTTCGAAGATTATCAATCTAGCAAATGATTATGGCTATAAAGAGGTGTATGTAGTTTCTGGAGGAAGCATGATCAAGAAACTCCTTTCGACAAGAAGGCCTAAAGCATGTTTAGGAATTGGTTGTTTTAAGGAGCTTATTCTTGGAAGCTTTGTCTGTGAAAAATTAGGCACCATAGCACAGGGAATGCCACTACTGAAGGATGGATGTGTAGATACTAAAGTAGACTGGGAGTCCCTTTCAACCTTAATAAGCTACAAAATTTGATGTGAGAGCTGGTTAAGTAAACTCTTTAAATGGATAAAATATAGCACACTAGTTCTGCTTATACTCATATTTTTCCGAATTTAATCTTACTATATTTAACTAATGCCGCTAAAGCCCGGATATTTCTTAATAATGAGGGAAAAAATGGGATACCAAGCTCATCGAGTTTCTTTTTGTGTTCCTCTATAAGTTCTCTCCCAGCTAGTGTAGTTGCAACAATTGGTTTTTCTGGATGGTCTTCCCTTATCTTTGCGAATATTCTTTTAATATCTATATCCCAAATAGTTTTTGTGGAAGAAAGGCCTACTAGAACCACTGATATAGCGTCTACATTTTCGTCACTTGCAACGGCTTCTAAACTCAATTCCAATGAAGCATTCATATCTCCCACACCTTGACGTATCAATTCAGCATCAATAGGATTCCGAATTATAGCAAAACTTGGTGCATGTTCAGTTAATTTTGACATAGTTGAATTAGAGAATTTTGCAAGTTCAAGCCCATATCTTTCACAAGCATCAGAACTCATCACACATCCGCCACCTGTATAAGCTATTATACCGATCTTCTTTCCCTTAGGCAAGGGGCATAATGCAAATGCCTTCGTCAAATCAATAAGCTCTTCTAGATCCTCTACTCTAACCAAACCCGTGCTCCTACACAAAGCATCAAAAAT
Proteins encoded in this region:
- a CDS encoding DNA-directed RNA polymerase; the encoded protein is MSESGSDRTMYKITCSECGNEAEVPFKPEGDRPVYCRDCYQKRRRSSSRRY
- a CDS encoding PRC-barrel domain-containing protein; this encodes MVKDSKFISIQKFIDKKVIDNNGTLVGEVKDLKVKLGQLDIELIIVTKTGEEMDIPWSDIQSVEDFIILKKTVKLPKSAAAPTPQPSDTTICKNCGVETIKRAKFCPKCGSDLK
- a CDS encoding site-2 protease family protein; the encoded protein is MSSENSGKGNKMPIPTLSLGEMKELVSKRLEVIDAYIDTQGVPTFTISDIYSSTITNGIEEKFKKLVFDCYKSNLMPLLRKEKDQLVLRMYSKPPVKRARTNINIVLFFVTICTIFFAGYYLWGINELWSKILLPNANPFAQAALFSACLFSIIGIHEMGHKLTCDNNRLESTMPYFIPGPPPFGTFGALISLKSPPINKNQLFDLGISGPIAGFIATVMVCIVAVFTSIMVPESQVTELGDMVGPIAWPSSPLLFLLIFDVISTGFLQVPQGMTMILGQVTFAAQVGCLLTFLNTMPVWQLDGGHVAKSVLGPKGYKTASYIGLAVLMLSGYYFFAFIIIIFMMSRRRSSSGAEILEDISPLSLNRRRAYFVFLLISALCFFMWIPIY
- a CDS encoding DUF116 domain-containing protein translates to MKVDVNSPSMRIIKTLSKLKISEVALGKLERLAAKLGIDEEQLFRLYVDLKNNAYRDRFGKTPYSDRALLIPQCLRSRKCSAELYKSGFECLKCGKCDVSKIINLANDYGYKEVYVVSGGSMIKKLLSTRRPKACLGIGCFKELILGSFVCEKLGTIAQGMPLLKDGCVDTKVDWESLSTLISYKI